CACATCACACCCCAAGATTATACATAGCTTTGCTCTTTCATTTCCAGTTTTTAATTAAATATGCAATAAGTGACTCTTGCCTTGCCTGTTGATATACAAACAAGTACTGCGATGGACTTACCCTCAAAAATTGTTTGTGTTGTGTGGATGAATAGATACCTCAGTTTATATGCTGGTTGAACGATGTGCAGAGATGACTGCGGACGAATTACTTCCATCTTTATTCTCTGAGATGGTAGTTGTTTTCATGAAGTCTGCATCAATTGATGAACTGTTTGGTTTTGTTTTAAGCCGTGTTGAGCTGAAAGTCTCCCCATAATGGCAGGGATAGCTTCTGTTACTAAATTGATTTAACGGTGTTATTTGGGAGGGTAAGGTTCTGGTAGTCCCTGCTATTCTTACTGCTTAAATTCCGAGAAATTGTATTATATACATGGATGAGTATTTCTCACCATGGTTTACCTGTATTAAGTGTGGCGCTTACTCGATTGGTGGTTCTCTAGCTATCTTTGCCTTCTGCATTCTATTCCTATATTGCATCCCTATTCCTTTTTTTATTATACGGATTTGATATCCTATTCATATGTATTACACCTCTCGAAATGGAGATTTAAACTGCTGAGCCATAACATCTCAGTTTCTATACTCAATGGTTGAACTCTGGTGTACTAGTATTTTTTTCTTCACCTACGCAGTTTAATCACCAAATAATGGTGTTGAAAATGCCAGGAAAAATTATTTGTATGATCATTTCTTCTCTTCAATCATATTGCATATCATTAACAATTCAGCTCCAGCTGAAGCCATTTAAATCAAAATGCCTATACCCTTGATCACCATCGTCAGTGTTTTGAGTGTTCAGATCAAGTTTCTTCCCAGAACTTGGATGCTCAAAACCTGAATGTTCAACCGCTTGTCTCTTGCAGTTTGGTTCTTCAAGATATAGTCTGTCTGCATCTCTTTCTTTGCTTCCTGAGGCCGAACTGGCGGTGCTGCCTCTGCCATTCTTTTGAGGTGTAGTATATTCCTGTTGAATCTCCATGTCACTTTCACTTCCAAACTCTGCTTTGTGGTACTCATTCACATTGTGCAAATGACCCATCTTACGCTCGCTTAGGCTTCTATTAAGGGAAAACTGATACTCATGGTCAGGAGAGTGCTTTCTGCAAAATATTGAACTATCATCATATGCTTTGAGCATTCCATGGCTGTGTAGTCTATGCTCATTGATGAATCCTCCGGCTGCAGTCAAACAGTTATTGGTTGAACTTTCCATGAACTGGATTTGCCTTGGCTCTAGTCTGTGCATACTTGAACTTTCTTTTATCTCTGTAACTGCACTGCCGAAACATTCATTTGATACTTGTGAGACTAGTTCTGATATTTTCATCTTTGCATCTTCCAGGTTTGCAGGACCCGAATTCTGTTTTCCAAGGCTCTCTTGTGCCTGCTCTAGAACTGCCTGCAGATACTTCCCTTGGGCTTCTATCCGTAGTTGCAGATGCCGTTGTACCTGTTGCCAATTTAATTTCAGGTTAGAACCACTGCACTGATGGATATGTTTTAGTCACTGCATGCATGGTGTGTTACTTAGCTGGAATTTGACAAAAGTTCATTGCTACATTAGAAGAAGGTATTAAGCATCTGAATTTAATGAGTGATGCCAAATTGCTTTTTCGCTCTTTTGGTTCTTTAATTGCTAGACTGTATTCCTTTTATGGGGCCATCCCTGAAGGAAGCGCAGCGTTCAAAGGTGTCAAATAAGGATTTAGAATACATTATCAGTTTTTTATTTGGTTGG
This DNA window, taken from Triticum aestivum cultivar Chinese Spring chromosome 1D, IWGSC CS RefSeq v2.1, whole genome shotgun sequence, encodes the following:
- the LOC123182405 gene encoding myb-related protein 1 isoform X2: MDTRVTSAICRCGQSIGWSRELVYIYMILIYSLYRSPLNSYTHVYHAEATPKTVMRLMGIPGLTLYHLKSHLQKYRLSKNLQAQVNVGTNKNTIGCAIAADGMPGTSVPAMINTNVIPQPEKTMQIGEALQMQIEVQRQLNEQLEVQRHLQLRIEAQGKYLQAVLEQAQESLGKQNSGPANLEDAKMKISELVSQVSNECFGSAVTEIKESSSMHRLEPRQIQFMESSTNNCLTAAGGFINEHRLHSHGMLKAYDDSSIFCRKHSPDHEYQFSLNRSLSERKMGHLHNVNEYHKAEFGSESDMEIQQEYTTPQKNGRGSTASSASGSKERDADRLYLEEPNCKRQAVEHSGFEHPSSGKKLDLNTQNTDDGDQGYRHFDLNGFSWS
- the LOC123182405 gene encoding myb-related protein 1 isoform X1 translates to MYHQHQGPSELFTTRTTFPMERHLFLHGGSTQGDSGLVLSTDAKPRLKWTPELHQRFVDAVNQLGGAEKATPKTVMRLMGIPGLTLYHLKSHLQKYRLSKNLQAQVNVGTNKNTIGCAIAADGMPGTSVPAMINTNVIPQPEKTMQIGEALQMQIEVQRQLNEQLEVQRHLQLRIEAQGKYLQAVLEQAQESLGKQNSGPANLEDAKMKISELVSQVSNECFGSAVTEIKESSSMHRLEPRQIQFMESSTNNCLTAAGGFINEHRLHSHGMLKAYDDSSIFCRKHSPDHEYQFSLNRSLSERKMGHLHNVNEYHKAEFGSESDMEIQQEYTTPQKNGRGSTASSASGSKERDADRLYLEEPNCKRQAVEHSGFEHPSSGKKLDLNTQNTDDGDQGYRHFDLNGFSWS
- the LOC123182405 gene encoding myb-related protein 1 isoform X3: MMIYDRVGVAPIEEKLVQHRLRWFGHIQRRPPEAPVHSGRLKRAENVKSGRGRPNLPWKESVKRDLKDWSIAKELAMDRVGKYSIHSFNVQQQRGRKRLQNKSPLNSYTHVYHAEATPKTVMRLMGIPGLTLYHLKSHLQKYRLSKNLQAQVNVGTNKNTIGCAIAADGMPGTSVPAMINTNVIPQPEKTMQIGEALQMQIEVQRQLNEQLEVQRHLQLRIEAQGKYLQAVLEQAQESLGKQNSGPANLEDAKMKISELVSQVSNECFGSAVTEIKESSSMHRLEPRQIQFMESSTNNCLTAAGGFINEHRLHSHGMLKAYDDSSIFCRKHSPDHEYQFSLNRSLSERKMGHLHNVNEYHKAEFGSESDMEIQQEYTTPQKNGRGSTASSASGSKERDADRLYLEEPNCKRQAVEHSGFEHPSSGKKLDLNTQNTDDGDQGYRHFDLNGFSWS